Sequence from the Penicillium oxalicum strain HP7-1 chromosome IV, whole genome shotgun sequence genome:
TACCGAGATCGACAATCTTTACGATGCGTCCACTCCTGTCAAGCGTAATACCACCCCCAGCGGCAAGCCAAGCAAATGGCAACCTCTGGCTACCGTTGAGCCATCTCCCGTTGCTGAGAACGACCCCTTCAGCCTCGGCGATAGCGATGACGAAAAAGAGGTGAAAGCCAAGGAACAGACTGCTGCCTCGGAGAGTGATCAGATCAAGAAGGCGACGGCCGAGGCAACGTCCGGCGAGATTGGATCGACCTCGGAcagcaagaaggaaaacTCATCAAAGTAGACTTGCCCGGGTGGATTAGGTGTTTTGTATTTTGCTCTGATTGTCATGTGCTCGGTTTGTACGGGCTCATTTCCGTGCCCTGTAATTCCCCCTTGAGTTGAAATTTTTTTTGAGTTTTTCTTCTGTCTGTCTTTGCGTCCAGCCAATGCTTCCGCTCAGCTACCAGAGAGTAATCTATATCTACTTCTGCCATCTACTGAGCTTGATCGCTTTATTGGAGACTAATCGTGTGAATGCGCATCAATTCAAATCTGAGGTTTGACCAAGAATTGCATCCATAGAACGTGACCCGCGAACAAATAGGTAACATAATCCAGGTTTTGATAACGCCGTTGCAGCCTCATTCCCAACGAAACAACACCATTTAAAGCTGTCTTCCCCTTTCACgcctggaggaggaaaaTTGCGTCCAGGCCTCTCGCATCTTCAATCAATCCGCTGTAGCAGAAGCAGGCGCGCGTGACAAACGTTTAGTGTTCGTAGCCTCTTTTCTTAAATCCTTGATCACCGTCTATATCCTAGCAAGTCAGCCAAGGATAAATCAATAGTAGCTTTTGCCTTTACTATATCTATCACACATTTCCAGGCGGAGCAGAccaagggagagggagaaagagggagcAAGTCCACGAGACACGTACCGCAAGCGCATCGGGGTTGACCCCATTCTCAATCAATGACACGCACAGCGAGAGCTCTGTACGATCGAGGTTGGTGTTCTATAAACAGCAACGATCATATGGGGTTAGCTCCTCGGTGACCCGGTTCTGATTTTCAACGCGGGGCTATACATCGTTTCAAGTTCTAGCTAAgtgggaaatggatgattGCTACATACTAGTAGCTCGGAGATTTCCTGGAGGATATCAATGACCTCGCGGGCGGCTTGGCGCTTGTCGACGGGATCTTGGGGTGGCATTTTGAATTTCAATGGATGGGGTTTTTGTCTTGGGGAGGAAGCGTGATCAAAGGTAGATTTGCGACGGCACGCTTAGCTCCAGGCGGATCAAGATGAGGTCCTGTGAGGACGGCAGATTCTGATGATGTATGTAAATGGAAAGTGATATGAGGTGCGAGCGCAGTTGAAACGCGAATCTAGGAAATTTTGTCCAGATGTAAATTGCCGTCAATTCGTAGTCGGGTTTTAaagttgggggggggggggtgcaATCATGTGGTGGAGGTTCCGCTGGGCCTCTCAGAGTGCAGTGGCTTTGTGTACGGGTCCACTTGGGAGTAAACAATATTTAAGCATGCAGGTGCTTGGGTGTAAGTTCTTTATAGCGTTTGACTCAGCTGGGAGCTTTTTTGTTAATTTGGAGACTGTATTTAATTGTCACGAGCATATTCAGAAATTTTCTGGTTTTCTCGATAGCAAAGTCAAGTGCGTTCGTTGACTCTCTTCAGACCTTAAAGTAGATAACACTCGCAAAAGCTTCACATCGTCGTCGTCCCTACTTTCAGTTGAATCGTTCATAACTTCGAGTTGTCTTGGGATCAATGATAGGCCTGTGTAGGCTTTATCTGCGAACTAATTACCAAGTCTTTAGTGTTTAGCCATTGCGTCTTCTCAGAATGAACCTTAGGAACCGACACAATGACTTTTGCTAATTTTTCCCGGCGCTGACAGTACCTCGGGTAGTGTAATACTCAGGTCGTGATAGCCCGACGCAAATAACTGATCGAGCTATATAAGTGGCGATCACTCTCGTCAACCTCCATCTAATACCATATGACCAGGAATTGAAAATCGAGTCGGTCCGACAAGAGCATCGTTCAGG
This genomic interval carries:
- a CDS encoding Mitotic-spindle organizing protein 1, which encodes MPPQDPVDKRQAAREVIDILQEISELLNTNLDRTELSLCVSLIENGVNPDALATVIKDLRKEATNTKRLSRAPASATAD